ATACGATGATAAAAACGATAGCGCCCCAAATCGACCCGGAGAACGGTGCCGTGTAAGCATTCCATTTTAAATCGGTCATCGCAGGCCTTTTGATATATGTACGACACCTTAAAATAGAGAatgtaaataatagattttaattacattagtcAAATCCTAAACTTGCaagtatattaattttcaatgaaCTCTGAcgtgtttaaatatttagatgtCTGGACGTCTGGAATGTCTTAAGTAAGATATatatttgactaaaattttgttaattttgcaaattttaataatttacacatttaatttaCACATTTTGCTTGCTAGGTATAGACTGTTTGTTAGATTAAGCATCAGAGAGATATGTCAATCATGTCAAAAAATTGTTCGGTTAAACTTTGATATTTCattgcttaaaatttttgaagaagaAATATATTACTTGGTTGTGAAGATAGGCTGTGTAAAACTGATAGCATCTAATCTATCCGAGGTCATCATGAATTCCGTTGCCGCAAAATCAACATCGTTATTCTTTAACATCTCAACCACACCTGTACACGAACGGTTTGGTAGACACATGCCCCATGTTTCGGCCTCCTTGTAAGTGAATCTACAGCACAATTagggaaaatttatttttgtaatcagCAATTTTGTCTCAGCCTGTATAAGACAAGAGTAATGAATTAGTTTCAAAAcaattgataaatcaattaatttcatGACAATTGTATGTTTTTGCTTAAGGAACGTTGCAGCGAAAAAGCtgtcaagataaaaaaataaacaattacatattatttcaaaattattaactatttctTTCAAACAACAATACCTGTTGCAACAGTTTCAGGACAAAAAAGGACACACTATGAAGGAGCGATGATAAAGTCATGATATATAACTTTGCTGTCAAATAGAACAGTTTGAAATTAGGACAGCAGTgtaatcttctttaaaacattatatCCTTATAGAAGCAagaacaaattacaaaaaattaagaataaaatagcACAGGAAAATGATAAAGCAACGGAAAAAAACCAAAGCAAAAGAAAGCTGATGAAACTAAAAAAACTCCGGACAAAAAATGAcacatgtaaatttaaaatatattacagtatAACTTATTGtgacaattattaatttctcatGCATCtgataaatcttatatttttatttgcatattatataacataGTCGTTAAATAATAGCACTTATCCACAGagcacaattttatataacataataactTCCACACATCCGTAAGATAATTTTAGTCTGATAATTCACTTACGTGCAATTTAGTGCTTCTTGCAATAGGAATATTACTTCCCCAAAAAAGCCATCTATTCCTATTATCTCATCGTGTGCGTTACGACGAAACATACTGAGAGGAGGGTCCTAtcgataaaattgttatattaaagcaaatattaaatcaaagttcttgaatataataaacattttattttttaagaaaagaaaaaaaagaaggtaaGGTGATAAATGATTaacaaaaatacttttcaacaacaatatgtcatttttaatctattatatgtgatgtagaagaaaaaaaaattaggaaaacgtaatttaaatgtaattattatatactgacggtaattattatttttctttcaatgatTAGCTAATCACTAATTGCATgtctaaaaaaattgatataattataattatgaaactCTCGCGAAAAGTAAAATAAGCGTCCTTACGTGAATCGACGTAACACGTATATTCTGTCCGAAAAGATCGTTTCTTCTAAAATATAGACCATGTTTAGGACCATTCAGACCGTGCTGAACATCCCATGTACCGAACTGGTTGGATCTCAGTTCTTTTCCTCTGTCAACTTGATAGACTTCGGTGATAATCTCTCTACCAGTTACGTTTGGGCTAGACTGAGCCACCATAAACTTACAGTCAAATGGCACGTAAATCTCAAAGAAAAATTCCGAGATGCTGGTCTCGTTACCGAAGAATACCAGCCAAGTGGGATAATACATTGCGATCCACGATGCCATTTCCtacattttagtaaataaacgtttatattACTCGTCTGCATGAAAATTTATCAGACTATGTGTTATGAGCTAACAAGAAAGCAATATTTCacccaaaaaaaataaaaatttgtaaaaatattttggttttattaaattgtaaaacattttaaaagtgcGCAGCAATAAAAACTCTAATGAGTCCAATCTATTTAATTTGTGCAcgtatttactataatttgaaaattcaaaaagaagaaactttttatatttttatacacattaatatttttttaaatctaataataatattatcacaataattaaataactaataaaGTCTCTTTAATGATATTCTTTAAACTGTTCAGGAATATTTACATATGCAAAATCATCTCTTAAAGCATCGTTCATTAGGACGAACAAAGGCCTCTTGATGTGAAAAAAACTTTGTCCAACCTGCAAGCAAACAAATCCCTTTTTTTGCAAGGTGCATTATTTGGGATAATTAGATGCACAACATAATTCTGCTATTTATTACATATGATTTTGTTAAGAAATGTTTCGCTttgatattaaacaattaagtaATACGGATTTcagaaaaagaacaaatttctttcttttttaaacgcTTACTCGTTCATTAAACATACGAAAATCCATGAAAGCAGTGCGTATAAAACTATTCATGCTCAGATATTTCTGAAGAAAGAGCATGTGTTCATCTTCCATGATTCCTGCAAAGCGcgatttttcaatatatacGAAGAATCGAATGAATCAGCGTGTCAAATCGCCGTAGTAATATTTGTTGCAATATTCTATTTCCACATTGTTCTCACCTGTCTCATTAGAATTGTGCAGAAGTAGGATGCATGTGTTATTGAAATAGTCATGTATACTTTTGATCAAACCCTCGTACACATAAGTCGGCCTAATCAATAGACCGCACACGAAATCAAATGATACCCACGTGAAAATAATCGGACTTAAAATCAAATAGAGATCGAGTCTGCTAAACATCCTTTTATGGCGATTGTCGATAGTAGGAATGTTACTGATTTTATAAGTCAGCTCAACAAAACCAGCTCGAGCACGATGCACAACGATCCCGGAGCCAATATATTTGCGATTGCAGCCACACTGCATTTACTTCATATCGACCGCAGCAAATAAAGTAGTCAATTTAGTTTGTTAGATAACGGTACACATTACAGCAGTTATTCGTGTCACACGACAATTACCTGACTGCTCTGTTAAagcataataaagttttattcgcGCGCCAATCGTGTGCCTCATCGCAATTATCGATCTTGAGGACCGACTGATTCAGACACGAGGGACTCGCGCGACTGCTCTTCAACTCGCACGACAATTCGAATGCCAAGAACAAAGTCATTTTCTAAGTAAACACTAATACCTACTGACACGCACATCGATTCTGcaagtttgaaataaattatgcaattgcTCTCTTCATGTGTATTTGCTCACCAGTTTATAAAGCGAGCCAGGCCACTGTTCAAACAATTCTTTGTACATTGTCGGtgattttaaatagaatattgttTGATGAGCAAAATGACTTGCGAACTCTGTGAACagatatattcaaattaaatgacCGATTTGTTTATCGAAAATTTTAGATAGGTACACAAAGGTATATGACGGTATATAAAGAGATATAAATTGGATAATGCAATAAGTATATTCGATCAAAATCTATAATCAACGACAAACATGTGAGACATGGAAAAGTTTTTTCGCTAATGCGAGATATTTATAAACACTAGAACATAACAATACGtgctaatgaaaaaaaaactacaaaaatacgaaaaaacTGCTGttatgcttttttaaaaattctgctCCTCTAAATTTGGAACCACACTTCATCTACGTTAACGTCACtcgaatatataaaacaaagtgcTAATTCTGTTGCAGCTATCGCTGTCACACACGCCAGGATATCACATAAGCTTTCTTCTAGATATATCGATATAAAAAACTACTTATTTATGTCTGTATCCCCTACAGCACAAAaacttgcagcaacattgctgcaatgttgcaatgttgcacgttgcaatgcaatgttgcagaaacattgcaaagatatttttttgcaatattacttcagcaatattgcagcattatctaaaaaatattatgaaaaatataatgacctattctattctattataaatgcatggtcatttaataagaattacttctataatttttaacctttaagaattcttaaataaaatacattatattattacacacaTAAATTAGCATATTAGTCTTAATATATCAGTAATACTAAAACTTTCTATAATAGATCAATGCgttttttagaacaattttaattactttgtatGTTAAGAATATTATGTCAAGTTGTATATAATCCATGAGTAAGGTTTTGCATACAATAGAGGAatagaaatgattattaaatattagaaacaaaaaaaattaaaaatacagattaaCGAGGGAAGATCaggaaaaagtagaaaaaagttgatttttataaatttttttgcggcatAAGACTTTCAAAatgaactgtccataacttttctcacatacTTCTCATAATTCTCACATACTTCTTATaataacttttctcacatactttttataattctcACATActtcttataataaaaagatgtagaattatataaaatatgtaagaaaagttattgacaatttattaaaagtcttgtgccgcaaaaaaatttatgaaaatcagctttttccGCTGATTACATGACCTTTCCCCCTTAAATGTAAAACGCTCAgtgaatataacattttatgccttatttgtatctattgtgcgtttcgtttaatatttatttctaattttttgtatgtcTAATATTTAATCCATACAATACATAAATTTGCAGCAATTAACATTCCAATGTTacagcaatgttgctgcaagtaTTCCTTCATAGCTGTATACTGTGTAATGTTTcgctgcaatattgttgcaagtacTCTTTCATTGTACGCAGAgcataatattgcataaaccttatattacaatgttgctgcaacattacgtgcaatgtttcagcaatattgttaaagcggacattttaccgaaacattgcagcaatattttgcaacatttctgcaatattacaatcttgcaataaaatatttctgcaatgttgctgcaatatttttgtaCTGTACGGGATGATTTTTAcgtactaaaaattaaattgctttacattactttagtttataattacCATATAGCTGCCACAAAAGAAAACACACAAGATATCATTTGGTTTAACAATTCTGCATCAAGACTGTCCCGATTTACATTTAGCATGAAAGTAATGACAACGGATCAGCACATCGTGTACTGAACTTAACAGTGCAGCAATCTTTTTTTTGAACAAGTATTACTCTTGACAAGTGTATCAATTCTTCTCTAGTTGCTATATTGCAGTTGCCTACGACGACTATTCGAATagaatagatatatatatttaaaaaatttatattaaaattataactattttaatagTCTAATTATGACAGATTCAATGTTTCtttcaaaataagaattttattacccATTGTACTTTATCATCAGGTGCATCTCGCTTGAGTATTATCCACACGCTGAACAAAACTATATGAGATTGCATACACAACCCGAAGAATTcgaaattcaaaataatctaTCCATTATTTACTCTGCAtgtgaaaataagaaaaatagaagatagacatgaaaaatgtttcttcagaaaatattaactaagtctatatacataataacttaaataaattgtagtacaatcaataatatacaatatgtagTTAATAACAATGGCTTTTAATTAGGGTGTAAAAAACATCCCAGGTGATcatttacgaaaaaaaagattagaatGGTTATTTCTGggttaaaaatttttcgtaGCGACGTAACATCATATTTATGTCCAGCTGCCGCGGAGTATTGACTTGTTGCTTGATTCGTTGATTAGACATCGTTTTCTAGATAACTTGTTTCACAACGCAGATAAAATAGCTGATGAACaacgtaataattattaaaagcagtAGCGGCACTATGTCGCCGATCTTGATCGATTTCCATCCTGATTTTTCCTATAACCAGAAGAGTATCAATCTATCTATCGAGTGATAGCCCTTATTTTGTTTAGGCTGCTCGACCATTGCGTCTGCATTAAACGTTGCAGAATTCCACTGTCTTTTAATACACGAATACTGTAAGAAATAAAACGGATGTTTTATCAGAATTACATCATAATTCGCATTAATGGGATTGCACGAACTTTTTGTTAATGATATCACGGTATGGACTATTTCATTGCAGAGCCATGGTGGACTGCGTGATAACATCCAACGACTCCAACTTGCAGCTGATCCTCGGCTCATTTAGAAGCGTTTTAAAGCCGtctttaatctgttttatccaaattggctttatttagaaatggcacgtcggaacAAAGTACATACGTGTCATTCACGTAATTTTTCGCTTCTGaagtcacgacttcaatatggccgcggcgagtactcaggagccaaTTGGTAACTTTACGCTAATTCGCACGgggaataaaatgtatatttaatattagaatagTATACTTTAAGTATTAGAATGTACTTTACGTCATTACTGGTTTTAGATcgttttaaatgcttttttaatattaatataaaaatacattttttatataatctttaaattataaagattaacataaataaagcATATGACAAAAGACTAtagaataaatcattaattatacattttattttatgaaattatatccCATTTGCATTTTGAAACTTAATACCGTtatcaaagaattatttataatatacttacaTTAGaccaatatatttatcaataatatacttatatcaagactgatatatttgaattaagagGAAAAACACAATTATTGTCACTGggcaaattattttgtttttcagtAACTACATAACTTTTGGTTTTATacaatgtaataattgtaattaaaaatgcttcatacgctttaaaacttaatttcttCAAACTGTCGAGTCTTTATTTGTGAGATAGAAATATAAGTTCAAATGCATCATACATTCCTTCTATCATATTAtaagaaacttttataaaagtACGATATATTGACaactaaagaaaaaagaaacaaaaacaaattgtcATCATTGCTTATATACTTTTGCATATAATCCATTAAAGAAACATAGTTAGCTATTCGAGTATGacttgaatcattaaaattgaaccaaacaattgttattaaaaatttcaatgaaacatTTGATTCAATTCGGCATAAAAAAACACTTTAATTTGTACATCACTACTACCAATAGAATGTGtcatactttttaaatgtaaaaaaaaaataatagcattTACAATTGCTCTGCAATTGCTCTTCTAATCCTTTTACCGTAAGAGACATATAATTCAAAATCAACGCGTTCATGTTTGTATGCATCctgcaaaaaaaataagaacTTTTACAATTCCGCTGCAATTGCTCTTCTAGTCTCTATATCGTAAGAGATGTATAATTCAGGATCAACGCGTTCATGTTTGTATGCAGcctgcaaaaaaaaattcatattcatgtttattaaaaactgatttgaattcttttatatttataatttgtaatacataatttttattattcaacaacctactttgaatataataaaaatgaattatatattaatatattcaatttaaaaaatttagacatGTTACTTACGTATCTGATACCTTCCTCGTCAAATCTTCTGTCCTTTCCTGACATGAAGTAGTTTCCGCTTTCTTTACCGCCGCCAGATTCCAACCAATCAGGTACTACCTGACCagcttgttttaaaatttttatcaaatctcCCGCGAGAGATATGTCAAATTCTGGATTGAAAAATGAAGTTGCTTTTCCACGATTTCCAACTCTACTAGTTAGTCTAATTCTATCAACATATTCGTTGATCGTTTGTGGCAAATTGTAGTTGATTACgtgcaaaacatttttaatatcaaaacttAGCGCGGCAAGCGTCGTTAATACCAAAATCTGTATTTTTCCTTGCTTGAAATCAGATAGTGTTTTTTCTTGTTCTCTTTGAAATCTATCTTCATCGATATATGCGCTACGATAATTTTTTCCGACAAGAGAAAGGCAATGAAGTTCGTCTGGATTTTCGCTGAGACGAATACTAAAGTGCCTTGTATACTACCAAGTTTATTTTGTTTCCTTAACAGTTCTATGAGCAATTTTCGTTTATTGGTCGGACCAGATACTTCGTAGAAGTTCTGTTCTACATCAGCACAAGCATCTCCaccaattttaagaaaataaatttcccTCTGTTGTTCAGccatttttacctattcaacgACAACATACTATGAatatgataaaaacaaattatatattaatatattcaatttaaaaaatttagatatgtTGCTTACGGCTCTGATATCTTCTCCGCCAAATTTTCTGCCCTTTCCTGGCATGAAGTAGTTTTCGCTTTCTCCACCACcattaaatttcaacaaatcaGGTACTGCCTGACCagcttgttttaaaatttttatcaaatctcCCGCGAGAGGTATATCAAATTCTGGATTGAAAAATGAAGTTACTTTTCCACGATTTCCAACTCTACTAGTTTGTCTAATTCTATCAATATATTCGTCGATCGTTTGTGGCAAATTGAAGTTGATTACATgcgaaacatttttaatatccaAGCTTCGCGCAGCAAGCGTGGTTAGTACCAAAATCGGCATTTTTCCTTGCTTGAAATCAAATAGCGCTTCTTCTcgttttctttgaaatttatctTCATCGATATGTGCGCTACGATAATTTCTTTCCGACAAGAAAGAGGCAATGAAGTCCGGCTGGATTTTCTCTGAGACAAATACTAAAGTATATTGTATACTACCAAGTTTATTTTCTTTCCCTAACAGTTCTATGAGCAATTCTAACTTATTGGATTTACCAGATATTTGGTAAAAATTCTGTTGTACATCAGCACAAGTATCTCCGACAATCCTAACCTCgaggaataaataattttgtaaaaatctaTCAGCAAGTTTTTGTATTTCGTTCGAGAAAGTAGCGGAAAACATAAGCATCTGCCTTTCTTCCGTAGCTACCATTGTTTCATCATCTATTATCTTTTCAATATATGGCAAAAAACGCATATCAAGCATTTCGTCAAGCTCATCTAGTACAAAAAAGCGCAGGGAAGAAAGTACAACCTTGCCTTGTCTAATAAAATACCACAGCATGGCTGGAGTTGCGATTAAAACGTGGCAACCGTTGCATCCTTCATTTGTttgatacaaaatatacatttcttcaTAAATCATCTCGACATGTATGATAGAGttcaaagaaaatttcttaaattgtaaataagttTGCAAAGCAAGTTTGCGTGTAGGCGATATAATAATCGCGTGTGGTTCGCAGGAAGAACCTGTTTTAACTAAATCTGTTTGATTCTCCAACAGCGAGTGTAGAATTGGAAGTACGAATGCCGCATTTTTATCCGAGTCTGTTTGTGCACAAGCCATTAAGTCGCGGCCGCTCATTATAATTGGAATGGCGTATTTTTGAACTGGAGTAGGCTCTGTGTAACCcgactttttaatattctgCAACAGATCAGTTCTGAGGCCGGATTGGtcaaaagattttattggaTGCGGTGCACCTTCACCAGTCACTTTTACTTCGATAACGTTATATTCATTGAAGTTCATTCCCATTGTTACTTCATTCTCAAATAAGAAACTTTCATCAATTAGTTGTTCTGGTGGGATACAAATTTCGTTCTTCTTTAGTTCTTTCCATTCATCGTCGTTCCATTTATGTCcactattttcaaaattattattttcactgtTCTTTCTATTCCTGCCATAACCATCATCTCTTCTACCTCCTCTGCCAATGCTTTCACCTCTATCACTTCTATCTTTTCTAGGTTTCCTATCTTCAAAATCATTATCATCGTTATCCCTATTTCTGCCATCACCACCTCCTCTTCTGCCTCTTCTTCCATCTCTATCATCTATATCTCTCCTAGGTCTGTCGTGTCCATTAAAGCCGACATCTTCAGTTTCACCATCATACTGGTTTCGCCAATTACTTTGCCATTTACGATCATTGTCACCTCCTCTATTGTTTCCATGATGCGGCCCATCACTATCCTGTTGTCTATTGCGTCCTCCAAATTTATGTTTGCCattatatctattttcataATCTTCGTGAGCATTGTCATTATTTTCCTTATAGTTTGTTTGTTTGCTATTATTGTATCCTCCTACACTACAAACTATGTCACTGTTATTGTATAAGAGTGCCTCATGTTCTTTACCATAGTAAGGGGTGCGTTCTCCAAACTGTAAAAACACATTGTCAATATTAATgactattttatcattattttatttttgtatttctattgtaaataaaaaatgatttaaatgatcTTACGGTCATATTTACTCGAAGAGGCGCCTGAGAAAAGTCCCATACGTCAACAACTTCCCACTGTTTTTCAGCCATTTTacctataataataaattgcacgTTAAATGAACATATATCATGTAATTACATtggaaaattttacatagaaaatttttgtgtaataatataaatcattataacAATATCTCAATGAGATTACAAGATggtaaatgtaatttaatctgatatgatataataaagaagtatataataaaatgtataaattaatgataatagttatatataaacttGTGACCAAACTAAAGATAATTGTAATGCGTGTAATAGTTCACGTTATGTGTACTATAGACTTTCAGTATTAGCGCAGTAAATTTCTGAATGTAGAACGCCTTAACTAACTTAATTAAtctaagttaattttaaatgatttaatgtttaactttaactaattatttttaaaacactttaatttctttcctaagttaaaaaattatctgtgtaagaaaacaattataaaagataaaatacatttccacataaaaaaaaatatttctttattttacaaacttaatttgcaaagtatgaaatttgtttaataatccatgttataattgtttaaataatgtataattttataaaattatgactttCTAATTTAGCATATGTAATACTTTCcacaattaactttttattttaacttaagtttattttaattttaacataattaaataaattttatatgccaataattttaatttagtttagttcaaagaaatattaacttacccacAAACCCGCATTATGTAAATTCAgataaaatttgtaagttttttaaagttaaattactcaaaacagcTATAATATTGATCAtcgaacaaatttaataatttacttataaattaagtttagatgaaataacaaaaaaatttttatgtcggaatttatttttcttttgttttccaTTTATAGTACATAAACTTCAACttggtaaaaaaattaataaattaaaatgtttcaaaaataactagttaaaattaaaaattaacatggATATGTTTTAATGTTGCTCGCATTTATTTAGCAAATTTCCACCGATTGCGAGTTTAGATGACGTATCGATATACGTAGACGTTAGTGGTACACCGGTATATGTACATGCATACGCCTAGGTGCGCGCCAATACTAGTGCGATTTATCACGATACGCAGGAACATAGCCTGAGGTATGCGAGCTATTGGCATCACGGCAttcgaaaaagagagagagagagagagagagagagagagagagagagagagagagagaaa
The Solenopsis invicta isolate M01_SB chromosome 16, UNIL_Sinv_3.0, whole genome shotgun sequence genome window above contains:
- the LOC105207594 gene encoding glutamate receptor ionotropic, delta-1 isoform X1 — its product is MQCGCNRKYIGSGIVVHRARAGFVELTYKISNIPTIDNRHKRMFSRLDLYLILSPIIFTWVSFDFVCGLLIRPTYVYEGLIKSIHDYFNNTCILLLHNSNETGIMEDEHMLFLQKYLSMNSFIRTAFMDFRMFNERVGQSFFHIKRPLFVLMNDALRDDFAYEMASWIAMYYPTWLVFFGNETSISEFFFEIYVPFDCKFMVAQSSPNVTGREIITEVYQVDRGKELRSNQFGTWDVQHGLNGPKHGLYFRRNDLFGQNIRVTSIHDPPLSMFRRNAHDEIIGIDGFFGEVIFLLQEALNCTFTYKEAETWGMCLPNRSCTGVVEMLKNNDVDFAATEFMMTSDRLDAISFTQPIFTTKCRTYIKRPAMTDLKWNAYTAPFSGSIWGAIVFIIVFSSGLIVFIQKLFAFMLPYLQNDRSRFTEILFYTVGAFCSQGMKQSMLDPIRMVQVVIHLSAVVIVAAYSAALISYLAVKTFVMPFTTMDGLLRDNTYRFGVIKDSADYSFFQNTSDRTMRVLFDQLLKKETDLPNNALDGLGRVCREKKYAFMMMDSTAILLKPMISCKLESLDVITQSTIAMALQPNSPYRGIINKNILVLRDSGILQRLMQTQWSSSLNEINEKSGWKSVEIGDIVPLLLLIIITLFISYFICVVEQVIYKAMSNQRIKQQVNDPRQLDINMMLRRYKKFLTQK
- the LOC105207586 gene encoding ATP-dependent RNA helicase vasa; translated protein: MAEKQWEVVDVWDFSQAPLRVNMTFGERTPYYGKEHEALLYNNSDIVCSVGGYNNSKQTNYKENNDNAHEDYENRYNGKHKFGGRNRQQDSDGPHHGNNRGGDNDRKWQSNWRNQYDGETEDVGFNGHDRPRRDIDDRDGRRGRRGGGDGRNRDNDDNDFEDRKPRKDRSDRGESIGRGGRRDDGYGRNRKNSENNNFENSGHKWNDDEWKELKKNEICIPPEQLIDESFLFENEVTMGMNFNEYNVIEVKVTGEGAPHPIKSFDQSGLRTDLLQNIKKSGYTEPTPVQKYAIPIIMSGRDLMACAQTDSDKNAAFVLPILHSLLENQTDLVKTGSSCEPHAIIISPTRKLALQTYLQFKKFSLNSIIHVEMIYEEMYILYQTNEGCNGCHVLIATPAMLWYFIRQGKVVLSSLRFFVLDELDEMLDMRFLPYIEKIIDDETMVATEERQMLMFSATFSNEIQKLADRFLQNYLFLEVRIVGDTCADVQQNFYQISGKSNKLELLIELLGKENKLGSIQYTLVFVSEKIQPDFIASFLSERNYRSAHIDEDKFQRKREEALFDFKQGKMPILVLTTLAARSLDIKNVSHVINFNLPQTIDEYIDRIRQTSRVGNRGKVTSFFNPEFDIPLAGDLIKILKQAGQAVPDLLKFNGGGESENYFMPGKGRKFGGEDIRAVKMAEQQREIYFLKIGGDACADVEQNFYEVSGPTNKRKLLIELLRKQNKLGSIQGTLVFVSAKIQTNFIAFLLSEKIIVAHISMKIDFKENKKKHYLISSKEKYRFWY